One window of the Camelina sativa cultivar DH55 chromosome 1, Cs, whole genome shotgun sequence genome contains the following:
- the LOC104702242 gene encoding protein phosphatase 2C and cyclic nucleotide-binding/kinase domain-containing protein-like isoform X1: MGCAYSKTCIGQICATKENSIRQTHHQQQAPPRGPNATAAATTDEDNPVFNLSSDAVDDDDEIHQLSLTRDQEWGITRLSRVSSQFLPPDGSRVVKVPSCDYELRYSFLSQRGYYPDALDKANQDSFAIHTPFGSNSDDHFFGVFDGHGEFGAQCSQFVKRRLCENLLRHGRFRVDPAEACNSSFLTTNSQLHADIVDDSMSGTTAITVMVRGRTIYVANAGDSRAVLAERRDGDLVAVDLSIDQTPFRSDELERVKLCGARVLTLDQIEGLKNPDVQCWGTEEDDDGDPPRLWIPNGMYPGTAFTRSIGDSIAETIGVVANPEIAVVELTPDNPFFVIASDGVFEFISSQTVVDMVAKHKDPRDACAAIVAESYRLWLQYETRTDDITIIVVHINGLKDDAPRQLSSTGTLMQPPIPQVVELTGSESPSTFGWNSKNQRVRYDLSRARIRAIESSLENGHAWVPPSPAHRKTWEEEAHIERVLRDHFLFRKLTDSQCQVLLDCMQRLEANPGDVVVKQGGEGDCFYVVGSGEFEVLATQDEKNGEVPRILQRYTAEKQSSFGELALMHNKPLQSSVRAVDHGTLWALKREDFRGILMSEFSNLASLKLLRSVDLLSRLTILQLSHVAESLTEACFSDGQTIVTKDEKLQGLYVIQKGVVRITFGTEVLDSQNVSSLKTEITKEYENAEIGTEVSIEKQEGSYFGEWALLGELKDSLSVVAVGDVVCVILTKENFESAVGPLTNLTDDSHKSRHASFDLSKESAKVTDTTALAKATLADLEWTTCLSSTDCSEIGLVHLKDKENLLSLKRFSKQKVKKLGKEAQVLKERNLMKNVIEASAFVPEILCTCVDETFAAILLNATLACPISSLLHSPLDESSARFITASLVSVLEDIHKNEVLFRGSSPELLMLDLSGYLQVVDFRFAKKLSGERTYTICGNADYLAPEIVQGKGHGFAADWWALGVLIYYMLEGEMPFGSWRESELDTFQKIAKGQLTFPRALSSEAEDLIAKLLEVDENLRFGSQGGPESIKKHPWFNGLKWEAISNREFQVPQEIMSRIHHHLENDTVLPLETAQSLDTTDDKDARNWLEEW, from the exons ATGGGTTGTGCTTATTCCAAAACTTGCATTGGTCAGATTTGCGCCACGAAAGAGAATAGTATCCGGCAaactcatcatcaacaacaagctCCGCCGAGAGGTCCGAATGCTACTGCGGCGGCGACGACTGATGAGGATAATCCGGTGTTTAATCTCTCTTCAGATGCGGTGGATGATGACGACGAAATCCATCAGCTGAGTTTGACTAGAGACCAGGAATGGGGGATTACTCGgctttctagggtttcttctcAATTTCTACCACCGGATGGGTCTAGGGTTGTCAAGGTTCCTTCTTGCGACTACGAGTTGAGATACTCGTTTCTCTCTCAGAGAGGGTATTACCCTGATGCTCTCGATAAGGCTAATCAAGATAGCTTCGCCATCCATACGCCGTTTGGGAGCAACTCCGATGAtcatttttttggggtttttgatGGGCATGGTGAGTTTGGTGCGCAGTGCTCGCAGTTTGTGAAGCGGAGGCTCTGCGAGAATCTTCTTAGACATGGTAGGTTCCGTGTAGATCCTGCAGAGGCTTGTAATTCGTCCTTCTTGACCACGAACTCTCAGCTGCATGCTGATATTGTTGATGATAGTATGAGTGGGACAACTGCGATTACGGTTATGGTTAGAGGAAGGACGATTTATGTGGCCAATGCAGGTGACTCCAGGGCGGTTTTAGCTGAGAGAAGAGATGGTGATCTTGTAGCTGTTGATTTGTCTATTGACCAGACTCCTTTTAGATCCGATGAGCTTGAAAGGGTTAAGCTTTGCGGAGCTAGAGTTCTTACTCTTGATCAGATTGAAGGCTTGAAAAACCCTGATGTTCAGTGTTGGGGTactgaggaagatgatgatggagatcctCCCAGACTTTGGATTCCCAATGGAATGTATCCTGGAACTGCTTTTACCAGGAGTATTGGTGATTCTATTGCAGAGACTATTGGTGTTGTTGCTAACCCTGAGATTGCTGTTGTTGAGCTCACACCGGATAATCCTTTCTTTGTGATTGCTAGTGATGGTGTCTTTGAGTTCATCTCTAGTCAAACTGTGGTTGATATG gttGCAAAGCATAAGGATCCTCGAGATGCTTGTGCTGCAATTGTTGCTGAATCATATAGGCTATGGCTACAGTATGAAACTCGGACAGATGATATAACCATCATTGTCGTCCACATTAATGGGCTAAAAGAT GATGCTCCTCGGCAATTGTCAAGTACTGGAACTCTAATGCAGCCTCCTATTCCCCAAGTTGTGGAGCTTACTGGTTCGGAATCTCCCTCCACCTTTGGATGGAACTCTAAAAACCAGCGTGTGAGATATGATCTATCTCGAGCTAGAATACGTGCCATTGAGAGTTCACTAGAGAACGGACATGCTTGGGTTCCTCCGTCTCCAGCCCATAGAAAAACCTGGGAAGAAGAA GCACATATTGAGCGGGTGTTGCGTGACCATTTCCTCTTCAGGAAACTCACTGATTCTCAATGCCAGGTTTTGTTGGATTGCATGCAAAGGCTTGAAGCTAATCCAGGGGATGTTGTTGTGAAACAG GGTGGTGAAGGGGACTGCTTCTACGTTGTAGGTAGTGGCGAATTTGAGGTCTTGGCAACTCAG GATGAAAAGAACGGCGAGGTTCCTAGGATCTTGCAGCGTTATACAGCTGAGAAACAATCATCATTCGGTGAACTTGCCTTGAT GCATAACAAGCCACTTCAGTCTTCTGTACGTGCTGTGGATCACGGAACATTGTGGGCCTTAAAAAGAGAGGATTTTAGAGGAATTCTGATGTCTGAGTTTTCAAACTTAGCATCCTTGAAGCTTCTTCGTTCTGTCGATCTTCTTTCTCGTCTTACAATTTTGCAACTAAGCCATGTTGCAGAGTCTCTTACCGAAGCTTGCTTCTCTGATGGACAAACAATAGTTACCAAG GACGAAAAACTTCAGGGCTTGTATGTTATCCAGAAGGGAGTCGTGAGAATTACTTTCGGTACAGAGGTGTTGGATAGTCAAAACGTTTCAAGCCTTAAAACGGAAATCACTAAAGAATATGAGAATGCTGAAATTGGAACAGAAGTCTCCATAGAAAAGCAAGAAGGAAGTTACTTTGGTGAATGGGCACTTCTTGGTGAACTCAAAGATTCCTTAAGTGTGGTCGCCGTTGGCGATGTGGTCTGTGtgattttaacaaaagaaaatttcgAGTCAGCGGTTGGCCCTCTGACCAATCTTACAGATGACAGTCACAA GTCAAGACATGCTTCATTTGATCTGTCCAAGGAATCTGCAAAAGTTACGGATACTACAGCCCTTGCTAAAGCCACCCTTGCAGACCTG GAATGGACGACATGCTTGAGTTCAACAGACTGCAGTGAGATTGGGCTCGTGCATttgaaagataaagaaaatttgCTTAGCTTGAAAAGATTTTCAAAGCAAAAGGTGAAAAAGTTAGGTAAAGAGGCACAAGTCTTGAAAGAGCGGAATCTGATGAAGAACGTAATAGAAGCCTCAGCTTTTGTTCCCGAGATCTTGTGCACTTGTGTCGATGAAACATTTGCAGCCATCTTACTGAATGCTACTCTTGCTTGTCCTatatcatctcttcttcactcccCACTTGACGAGTCATCTGCCCGTTTCATTACCGCCTCACTTGTGTCTGTCTTAGAAGATATACACAAG AACGAGGTTCTCTTCAGAGGTTCATCCCCCGAGTTACTGATGTTGGATCTTTCCGGATATCTACAG GTTGTAGACTTCAGATTCGCCAAGAAACTATCCGGGGAACGAACATATACAATCTGCGGAAATGCAGATTACTTAGCCCCGGAAATTGTTCAAGGGAAAGGCCATGGTTTTGCAGCTGACTG GTGGGCTCTTGGAGTTTTGATCTACTATATGCTAGAAGGAGAAATGCCATTCGGGTCATGGAGGGAAAGCGAGCTAGACACCTTTCAAAAGATTGCAAAAGGCCAACTAACTTTTCCTCGAGCTCTAAGCTCAGAAGCGGAAGATCTCATCGCCAAG TTGCTTGAAGTTGATGAAAACCTGCGGTTTGGTAGCCAAGGAGGTCCTGAATCGATCAAGAAACATCCCTGGTTCAATGGACTTAAATGGGAAGCTATTAGTAACCGTGAATTTCAAGTTCCTCAAGAGATAATGTCTCGTATTCATCACCATTTGGAGAATGACACCGTTCTCCCCCTAGAAACTGCCCAATCGCTCGACACAACAGATGATAAAGATGCTCGAAATTGGCTTGAAGAATGGTAA
- the LOC104702242 gene encoding protein phosphatase 2C and cyclic nucleotide-binding/kinase domain-containing protein-like isoform X2, whose product MGCAYSKTCIGQICATKENSIRQTHHQQQAPPRGPNATAAATTDEDNPVFNLSSDAVDDDDEIHQLSLTRDQEWGITRLSRVSSQFLPPDGSRVVKVPSCDYELRYSFLSQRGYYPDALDKANQDSFAIHTPFGSNSDDHFFGVFDGHGEFGAQCSQFVKRRLCENLLRHGRFRVDPAEACNSSFLTTNSQLHADIVDDSMSGTTAITVMVRGRTIYVANAGDSRAVLAERRDGDLVAVDLSIDQTPFRSDELERVKLCGARVLTLDQIEGLKNPDVQCWGTEEDDDGDPPRLWIPNGMYPGTAFTRSIGDSIAETIGVVANPEIAVVELTPDNPFFVIASDGVFEFISSQTVVDMVAKHKDPRDACAAIVAESYRLWLQYETRTDDITIIVVHINGLKDDAPRQLSSTGTLMQPPIPQVVELTGSESPSTFGWNSKNQRVRYDLSRARIRAIESSLENGHAWVPPSPAHRKTWEEEAHIERVLRDHFLFRKLTDSQCQVLLDCMQRLEANPGDVVVKQGGEGDCFYVVGSGEFEVLATQDEKNGEVPRILQRYTAEKQSSFGELALMHNKPLQSSVRAVDHGTLWALKREDFRGILMSEFSNLASLKLLRSVDLLSRLTILQLSHVAESLTEACFSDGQTIVTKDEKLQGLYVIQKGVVRITFGTEVLDSQNVSSLKTEITKEYENAEIGTEVSIEKQEGSYFGEWALLGELKDSLSVVAVGDVVCVILTKENFESAVGPLTNLTDDSHKCQDMLHLICPRNLQKLRILQPLLKPPLQTWNGRHA is encoded by the exons ATGGGTTGTGCTTATTCCAAAACTTGCATTGGTCAGATTTGCGCCACGAAAGAGAATAGTATCCGGCAaactcatcatcaacaacaagctCCGCCGAGAGGTCCGAATGCTACTGCGGCGGCGACGACTGATGAGGATAATCCGGTGTTTAATCTCTCTTCAGATGCGGTGGATGATGACGACGAAATCCATCAGCTGAGTTTGACTAGAGACCAGGAATGGGGGATTACTCGgctttctagggtttcttctcAATTTCTACCACCGGATGGGTCTAGGGTTGTCAAGGTTCCTTCTTGCGACTACGAGTTGAGATACTCGTTTCTCTCTCAGAGAGGGTATTACCCTGATGCTCTCGATAAGGCTAATCAAGATAGCTTCGCCATCCATACGCCGTTTGGGAGCAACTCCGATGAtcatttttttggggtttttgatGGGCATGGTGAGTTTGGTGCGCAGTGCTCGCAGTTTGTGAAGCGGAGGCTCTGCGAGAATCTTCTTAGACATGGTAGGTTCCGTGTAGATCCTGCAGAGGCTTGTAATTCGTCCTTCTTGACCACGAACTCTCAGCTGCATGCTGATATTGTTGATGATAGTATGAGTGGGACAACTGCGATTACGGTTATGGTTAGAGGAAGGACGATTTATGTGGCCAATGCAGGTGACTCCAGGGCGGTTTTAGCTGAGAGAAGAGATGGTGATCTTGTAGCTGTTGATTTGTCTATTGACCAGACTCCTTTTAGATCCGATGAGCTTGAAAGGGTTAAGCTTTGCGGAGCTAGAGTTCTTACTCTTGATCAGATTGAAGGCTTGAAAAACCCTGATGTTCAGTGTTGGGGTactgaggaagatgatgatggagatcctCCCAGACTTTGGATTCCCAATGGAATGTATCCTGGAACTGCTTTTACCAGGAGTATTGGTGATTCTATTGCAGAGACTATTGGTGTTGTTGCTAACCCTGAGATTGCTGTTGTTGAGCTCACACCGGATAATCCTTTCTTTGTGATTGCTAGTGATGGTGTCTTTGAGTTCATCTCTAGTCAAACTGTGGTTGATATG gttGCAAAGCATAAGGATCCTCGAGATGCTTGTGCTGCAATTGTTGCTGAATCATATAGGCTATGGCTACAGTATGAAACTCGGACAGATGATATAACCATCATTGTCGTCCACATTAATGGGCTAAAAGAT GATGCTCCTCGGCAATTGTCAAGTACTGGAACTCTAATGCAGCCTCCTATTCCCCAAGTTGTGGAGCTTACTGGTTCGGAATCTCCCTCCACCTTTGGATGGAACTCTAAAAACCAGCGTGTGAGATATGATCTATCTCGAGCTAGAATACGTGCCATTGAGAGTTCACTAGAGAACGGACATGCTTGGGTTCCTCCGTCTCCAGCCCATAGAAAAACCTGGGAAGAAGAA GCACATATTGAGCGGGTGTTGCGTGACCATTTCCTCTTCAGGAAACTCACTGATTCTCAATGCCAGGTTTTGTTGGATTGCATGCAAAGGCTTGAAGCTAATCCAGGGGATGTTGTTGTGAAACAG GGTGGTGAAGGGGACTGCTTCTACGTTGTAGGTAGTGGCGAATTTGAGGTCTTGGCAACTCAG GATGAAAAGAACGGCGAGGTTCCTAGGATCTTGCAGCGTTATACAGCTGAGAAACAATCATCATTCGGTGAACTTGCCTTGAT GCATAACAAGCCACTTCAGTCTTCTGTACGTGCTGTGGATCACGGAACATTGTGGGCCTTAAAAAGAGAGGATTTTAGAGGAATTCTGATGTCTGAGTTTTCAAACTTAGCATCCTTGAAGCTTCTTCGTTCTGTCGATCTTCTTTCTCGTCTTACAATTTTGCAACTAAGCCATGTTGCAGAGTCTCTTACCGAAGCTTGCTTCTCTGATGGACAAACAATAGTTACCAAG GACGAAAAACTTCAGGGCTTGTATGTTATCCAGAAGGGAGTCGTGAGAATTACTTTCGGTACAGAGGTGTTGGATAGTCAAAACGTTTCAAGCCTTAAAACGGAAATCACTAAAGAATATGAGAATGCTGAAATTGGAACAGAAGTCTCCATAGAAAAGCAAGAAGGAAGTTACTTTGGTGAATGGGCACTTCTTGGTGAACTCAAAGATTCCTTAAGTGTGGTCGCCGTTGGCGATGTGGTCTGTGtgattttaacaaaagaaaatttcgAGTCAGCGGTTGGCCCTCTGACCAATCTTACAGATGACAGTCACAAGT GTCAAGACATGCTTCATTTGATCTGTCCAAGGAATCTGCAAAAGTTACGGATACTACAGCCCTTGCTAAAGCCACCCTTGCAGACCTG GAATGGACGACATGCTTGA
- the LOC104702256 gene encoding putative RING-H2 finger protein ATL12 encodes MNIPQEISIIFFFFFIFLDYVSAQSPPDQYATSDLFKPSLAIITGVFSIVFTLTFVLLVYAKCFNNDLQLETESEGERRRHERLWQGLFNRSSRFSGLDKTAIESLPFFRFSALKGLKQGLECSVCLSKFEDVEILRLLPKCKHAFHIGCIDEWLEQHATCPLCRNRVNIEDDLSILGCTSSHSLRMVNQSQTREEDSGLEIYIEREEGISYGSSRFSSFRMILKKSFFLERQGNEDIEEKKAMHKFNHRIVVSDIVFKNRWSNVTSSDLTYLISEMLNSLSSDRFSSIDRVQRGNLREKEDMEMKRMLKNKDSSRRTVSEITTVRRENAVEGCYSGSTAATASTSRNSGNAATTEERRRRLWLPIARRTAQWFVNREKGNELNTTTRQNLNV; translated from the coding sequence ATGAACATACCACAAGAAATctccattatcttcttcttcttcttcatcttcttagaCTACGTATCTGCTCAATCTCCTCCTGACCAGTACGCAACAAGCGACCTCTTCAAGCCGAGCTTAGCCATCATCACCGGAGTTTTCTCCATTGTCTTCACTCTCACCTTTGTTCTCCTCGTCTACGCCAAATGCTTCAACAACGATCTCCAATTAGAGACCGAGAGTGAAGGAGAGAGAAGACGACACGAACGTCTCTGGCAAGGGCTTTTCAATCGATCCTCTCGATTCTCTGGTCTCGACAAGACAGCAATCGAATCTCTTCCCTTTTTCAGATTCTCTGCTTTGAAAGGGTTGAAACAAGGGCTTGAATGTTCTGTTTGTTTGTCGAAATTCGAAGACGTTGAGATTCTTAGGCTTTTGCCTAAATGCAAACACGCTTTCCACATTGGGTGTATTGATGAGTGGCTTGAGCAGCACGCCACGTGCCCTTTGTGTAGAAACAGAGTCAATATTGAAGACGATCTCTCTATCTTGGGTTGTACTAGTAGCCATAGTCTTCGGATGGTGAACCAATCCCagacaagagaagaagactcGGGCTTGGAGATATACATCGAACGAGAAGAAGGAATTAGTTACGGGTCTTCAAGATTCAGCAGTTTCCGGATGATTCTAAAGAAATCGTTCTTTCTTGAGAGACAAGGAAACGAGGACATCGAGGAGAAGAAAGCTATGCACAAGTTCAATCACAGGATAGTTGTTTCAGATATCGTGTTTAAGAACCGTTGGAGTAATGTCACTTCGTCGGATTTAACGTATTTGATATCGGAGATGCTGAATTCGTTGTCAAGCGACAGATTCTCGTCGATAGATCGAGTGCAGAGAGGTAACTTGCGGGAAAAGGAAGATATGGAAATGAAGAGAATGTTGAAGAACAAAGACTCGTCGAGAAGAACGGTGTCTGAGATCACGACTGTTCGTAGAGAAAACGCGGTTGAAGGATGCTACAGCGGTTCAACCGCTGCTACCGCCTCCACATCGCGGAATTCTGGGAATGCTGCGACGACAGAGGAAAGAAGACGGCGATTATGGTTGCCGATCGCTAGAAGAACGGCACAGTGGTTTGTTAACAGAGAGAAAGGGAATGAACTAAACACGACGACACGCCAAAATCTTAATGTATAG